Proteins from a genomic interval of Drosophila melanogaster chromosome 2R:
- the GstS1 gene encoding glutathione S transferase S1, isoform A — protein sequence MADEAQAPPAEGAPPAEGEAPPPAEGAEGAVEGGEAAPPAEPAEPIKHSYTLFYFNVKALAEPLRYLFAYGNQEYEDVRVTRDEWPALKPTMPMGQMPVLEVDGKRVHQSISMARFLAKTVGLCGATPWEDLQIDIVVDTINDFRLKIAVVSYEPEDEIKEKKLVTLNAEVIPFYLEKLEQTVKDNDGHLALGKLTWADVYFAGITDYMNYMVKRDLLEPYPALRGVVDAVNALEPIKAWIEKRPVTEV from the exons ATGGCCGATGAAGCACAAGCACCACCAGCTGAGGGAGCACCACCAGCCGAGGGAGAGGCGCCACCACCCGCCGAGGGAGCCGAGGGTGCCGTCGAGGGCGGAGAGGCCGCTCCACCAGCAGAGCCCGCCGAGCCCATCAAGCACAGCTACACGCTCTTCTACTTCAACGTGAAGGCGTTGGCCGAGCCCCTGCGCTACCTGTTCGCCTACGGCAACCAGGAGTACGAGGATGTGCGCGTCACCCGCGACGAGTGGCCAGCCCTGAAGCCCA CCATGCCCATGGGACAGATGCCCGTGCTGGAGGTGGACGGCAAGCGTGTGCACCAGAGCATTTCGATGGCTCGATTCCTGGCCAAGACTGTCGGCCTGTGCGGCGCTACTCCGTGGGAGGATCTGCAGATCGACATTGTCGTTGACACCATCAATGACTTCCGTCTAA AAATTGCAGTCGTCTCGTACGAGCCGGAGGACGAGATTAAAGAGAAGAAGTTGGTCACCCTGAATGCGGAGGTCATTCCATTCTACCTGGAGAAGCTCGAGCAGACCGTCAAGGACAACGATGGTCACCTGGCTCTGGGCAAG CTGACCTGGGCCGACGTCTACTTCGCAGGCATCACCGACTACATGAACTACATGGTCAAGCGCGATCTGTTGGAACCCTACCCAGCTCTGCGCGGAGTCGTGGATGCCGTCAACGCTTTGGAACCGATCAAGGCCTGGATCGAGAAGCGCCCCGTCACCGAGGTCTAA
- the CG46492 gene encoding uncharacterized protein: MDEPKKDEDSTSSQTNPGLERQISEEALQEREQRAIVYTAPGGVSVSTDTRDDPLPPRKRKKRVPPAVPVRKRVKGFDNQTDAGSADSVKSAPRSQRSVRSASTELASSSRSSHREVRGLRTRSLDRDSLSSYTDDLEKENDKYRTKGAQRNVDYDAIEVLREGSSEAEKDVESGPSSSSSSHWRREDFNIEDMDGCLAGITGFIVTALSMGLLIMISWFIISQMDFILVVVTWTAKSLEESMMIFGGPTKEHQDDSRLSPELPD; encoded by the exons ATGGATGAGCCCAAGAAGGACGAGGATAGTACCAGTTCTCAAACGAATCCCGGGCTCGAGCGTCAGATCTCCGAGGAGGCTCTCCAGGAACGCGAACAACGCGCCATAGTGTATACAGCGCCCGGTGGAGTGTCCGTGAGCACAGACACCCGTGATGATCCGCTTCCGCCGCGAAAAAGGAAGAAGAGGGTTCCACCCGCAGTGCCGGTAAGGAAACGCGTGAAAGGATTTGACAACCAAACGGATGCCGGAAGTGCCGACAGTGTGAAGAGTGCACCCAGATCCCAGCGTTCCGTGAGATCAGCCAGCACTGAACTGGCCTCCAGTTCACGATCCTCTCATAGAGAAGTGAGAGGATTGCGAACACGTTCCTTAGATCGGGATAGTTTGTCCTCATATACTGATGATctggaaaaagaaaatgataAGTATAGAACAAAAGGGGCGCAAAGAAATGTAGACTACGACGCGATCGAAGTTCTCAGGGAGGGCAGTTCGGAGGCGGAAAAGGATGTGGAATCCGGTCCTTCAAGCAGCTCCTCCTCCCACTGGCGAAGGGAAGATTTTAATATTGAGGATATGGATGGCTGCCTTGCCGGG ATAACCGGTTTCATTGTGACCGCACTGTCCATGGGTCTTCTTATAATGATCTCCTGGTTCATTATCTCGCAAATGGATTTTATTCTTGTGGTAGTCACCTGGACGGCCAAATCGCTTGAAGAATCCATGATGATCTTTGGTGGCCCCACTAAAGAACATCAAGACGATAGTCGTCTTTCCCCCGAGCTACCGGACTGA
- the Amy-p gene encoding amylase proximal, isoform A, with the protein MFLAKSIVCLALLAVANAQFDTNYASGRSGMVHLFEWKWDDIAAECENFLGPNGYAGVQVSPVNENAVKDSRPWWERYQPISYKLETRSGNEEQFASMVKRCNAVGVRTYVDVVFNHMAADGGTYGTGGSTASPSSKSYPGVPYSSLDFNPTCAISNYNDANEVRNCELVGLRDLNQGNSYVQDKVVEFLDHLIDLGVAGFRVDAAKHMWPADLAVIYGRLKNLNTDHGFASGSKAYIVQEVIDMGGEAISKSEYTGLGAITEFRHSDSIGKVFRGKDQLQYLTNWGTAWGFAASDRSLVFVDNHDNQRGHGAGGADVLTYKVPKQYKMASAFMLAHPFGTPRVMSSFSFTDTDQGPPTTDGHNIASPIFNSDNSCSGGWVCEHRWRQIYNMVAFRNTVGLDEIQNWWDNGSNQISFSRGSRGFVAFNNDNYDLNSSLQTGLPAGTYCDVISGSKSGSSCTGKTVTVGSDGRASIYIGSSEDDGVLAIHVNAKL; encoded by the coding sequence ATGTTTCTGGCCAAGAGCATAGTGTGCCTCGCCCTCCTGGCGGTGGCTAACGCCCAATTCGACACCAACTACGCCTCCGGTCGTAGTGGAATGGTCCACCTCTTCGAGTGGAAGTGGGACGACATCGCTGCCGAGTGTGAGAACTTCCTGGGACCCAATGGCTACGCCGGTGTTCAGGTCTCCCCTGTGAACGAGAACGCCGTCAAGGACAGCCGCCCCTGGTGGGAACGTTACCAACCCATCTCCTACAAGCTGGAGACCCGCTCCGGAAACGAGGAGCAGTTCGCCAGCATGGTCAAGCGCTGCAACGCCGTCGGAGTGCGCACCTACGTGGACGTGGTCTTCAACCACATGGCCGCCGACGGAGGCACCTACGGCACTGGCGGCAGCACCGCCAGCCCCAGCAGCAAGAGCTATCCCGGAGTGCCCTACTCCTCGCTGGACTTCAACCCGACCTGCGCCATCAGCAACTACAACGACGCCAACGAGGTGCGCAACTGCGAGCTGGTCGGTCTGCGCGACCTTAACCAGGGCAACTCCTACGTGCAGGACAAGGTGGTCGAGTTCCTGGACCATCTGATTGATCTCGGCGTGGCCGGATTCCGCGTGGACGCCGCCAAGCACATGTGGCCCGCCGACCTGGCCGTCATCTATGGCCGCCTCAAGAACCTGAACACCGACCACGGCTTCGCCTCGGGATCCAAGGCGTACATCGTCCAGGAGGTCATCGACATGGGCGGCGAGGCCATCAGCAAGTCCGAGTACACCGGACTGGGCGCCATCACCGAGTTCCGCCACTCCGACTCCATCGGCAAGGTCTTCCGCGGCAAGGACCAGCTGCAGTACCTGACCAACTGGGGCACCGCCTGGGGCTTCGCTGCCTCCGACCGCTCCCTGGTATTCGTCGACAACCACGACAATCAGCGCGGACATGGAGCAGGAGGCGCCGACGTTCTGACCTACAAGGTGCCCAAGCAGTACAAGATGGCCTCCGCCTTCATGCTGGCGCACCCCTTCGGCACTCCCCGCGTGATgtcctccttctccttcacGGACACCGATCAGGGCCCGCCCACCACCGACGGCCACAACATCGCCTCGCCCATCTTCAATAGCGACAACTCCTGCAGCGGCGGCTGGGTGTGTGAGCACCGCTGGCGCCAGATCTACAACATGGTGGCCTTCCGAAACACCGTGGGCTTGGACGAGATCCAGAACTGGTGGGACAACGGCAGCAACCAGATCTCCTTCAGCCGAGGCAGCCGCGGCTTCGTGGCCTTCAACAACGACAACTACGACCTGAACAGCTCCCTGCAGACGGGCCTGCCCGCCGGCACCTACTGCGACGTCATTTCCGGCTCCAAGAGCGGCTCCTCCTGCACGGGCAAGACCGTCACCGTCGGATCCGACGGACGGGCTTCCATCTACATTGGCAGCTCCGAGGACGATGGAGTGCTGGCCATTCACGTCAACGCCAAGTTGTAA
- the CG15611 gene encoding uncharacterized protein, isoform B, translated as MELSLFTLNLFDVVSVVLTFLVIFLVQILNVYLHILDDNADNGKSIDVVDKAPAKECPLLESQSPSSPIATTLPKSQASSNGKLEKQISLLDSDSHEDEDTLSLENLFPCDQTEIYASKKISFIIDELIQTEVNYVNNLKKGMLNYGQLKDVEDLPEALSGETKQKMLLGNIKEILELHEKEILPLMLRNQRDLKGLFDEFAAHFEKNSFYCYVSFTMGKKSSMQLRQDNRLWLQTYQTQIKDKLGIDSFLVQPIQRLTRYPLLLQQFISEFYKSGISCKPVLTAVCKLETRMRRALDVVNQAEEIPNIEELNELDVLQLGNFRRATEFDAQHFPTRKKYRSKVFLFDRCLVCTEVRKKRLAYRQHYNWEHVELQRPLDSVSSNANKIINLLVKQEEGGSSVGSKREEYSFMAAEASVVKQWLQATHKIIEIARNEHARRNTFSLPMDLVLGVVLAIWLIWQYL; from the exons ATGGAGTTGTCATTGTTCACATTAAATTTGTTCGATGTGGTCTCGGTGGTGCTCACATTTCTTGTGATATTTCTAGTGCAAATTCTTAACGTTTACTTGCATATACTCGACGATAATGCCGATAATGGCAAATCGATCGATGTGGTGGACAAGGCACCAGCGAAAGAATGCCCGTTACTTGAGTCCCAGTCACCCAGTTCACCAATCGCCACCACTCTACCGAAATCCCAGGCATCGAGCAACGGCAAGTTGGAGAAGCAAATAAGTCTGCTGGACAGCGATAG CCACGAGGATGAGGACACATTGTCCTTGGAAAATCTGTTTCCCTGCGATCAAACCGAGATCTATGCCTCCAAGAAGATCAGCTTCATAATCGACGAGCTCATCCAGACGGAGGTGAACTATGTGAACAATCTGAAGAAGGGTATGCTAAACTATGGACAGCTGAAGGATGTCGAGGATTTGCCAGAAGCCCTGAGTggcgaaacgaaacaaaagaTGCTGCTGGGAAACATTAAGGAAATACTGGAGCTGCATGAGAAGGAGATACTGCCGCTCATGTTGCGCAATCAGCGGGATCTCAAAGGTCTATTCGATGAGTTTGCTGCTCACTTCGAG AAAAATAGCTTCTATTGCTATGTGAGCTTCACTATGGGGAAGAAGTCTTCTATGCAACTGCGACAGGATAATCGGCTGTGGTTGCAG ACATATCAAACCCAAATAAAAGACAAGCTGGGCATCGACAGCTTCCTAGTTCAGCCCATCCAAAGACTGACCAGATATCCATTGCTCCTGCAGCAGTTCATATCG GAATTCTACAAAAGTGGAATTAGTTGCAAGCCAGTGCTGACTGCAGTTTGCAAACTCGAGACGCGCATGCGACGCGCTCTGGATGTGGTCAATCAGGCCGAGGAGATACCCAACATCGAGGAGCTCAACGAG TTGGACGTCCTGCAGCTGGGAAACTTCCGCCGTGCGACGGAATTCGACGCCCAGCACTTTCCCACCCGGAAAAAGTACCGCTCCAAGGTGTTCCTGTTCGATCGCTGTTTGGTGTGCACGGAGGTGCGAAAGAAGCGGCTGGCCTACCGGCAGCACTACAACTGGGAGCACGTGGAGCTGCAGAGGCCACTGGACTCGGTCTCGTCCAATGCCAACAAGATCATTAACCTGCTAGTGAAACAGGAGGAGGGCGGATCTAGTGTCGGCTCCAAGCGGGAGGAGTACTCCTTTATGGCTGCGGAGGCGTCGGTGGTGAAGCAGTGGCTCCAGGCCACCCACAAGATCATCGAGATCGCACGCAATGAGCACGCCAGGCGGAACACCTTTAGCCTGCCCATGGACCTGGTCCTCGGCGTGGTGCTGGCCATCTGGCTGATCTGGCAGTACTTGTAA
- the CG15611 gene encoding uncharacterized protein, isoform A, producing the protein MELSLFTLNLFDVVSVVLTFLVIFLVQILNVYLHILDDNADNGKSIDVVDKAPAKECPLLESQSPSSPIATTLPKSQASSNGKLEKQISLLDSDSGISLSSINTCSTTAANSSPTYRAPNGFHSFPSHTLSFETLGDEYHEDEDTLSLENLFPCDQTEIYASKKISFIIDELIQTEVNYVNNLKKGMLNYGQLKDVEDLPEALSGETKQKMLLGNIKEILELHEKEILPLMLRNQRDLKGLFDEFAAHFEKNSFYCYVSFTMGKKSSMQLRQDNRLWLQTYQTQIKDKLGIDSFLVQPIQRLTRYPLLLQQFISEFYKSGISCKPVLTAVCKLETRMRRALDVVNQAEEIPNIEELNELDVLQLGNFRRATEFDAQHFPTRKKYRSKVFLFDRCLVCTEVRKKRLAYRQHYNWEHVELQRPLDSVSSNANKIINLLVKQEEGGSSVGSKREEYSFMAAEASVVKQWLQATHKIIEIARNEHARRNTFSLPMDLVLGVVLAIWLIWQYL; encoded by the exons ATGGAGTTGTCATTGTTCACATTAAATTTGTTCGATGTGGTCTCGGTGGTGCTCACATTTCTTGTGATATTTCTAGTGCAAATTCTTAACGTTTACTTGCATATACTCGACGATAATGCCGATAATGGCAAATCGATCGATGTGGTGGACAAGGCACCAGCGAAAGAATGCCCGTTACTTGAGTCCCAGTCACCCAGTTCACCAATCGCCACCACTCTACCGAAATCCCAGGCATCGAGCAACGGCAAGTTGGAGAAGCAAATAAGTCTGCTGGACAGCGATAG CGGCATCTCATTGAGTTCCATCAACACCTGTTCAACAACCGCAGCGAACTCATCCCCAACATACCGAGCACCCAATGGCTTCCACTCCTTCCCATCGCACACGCTCAGTTTCGAGACTCTGGGCGATGAGTA CCACGAGGATGAGGACACATTGTCCTTGGAAAATCTGTTTCCCTGCGATCAAACCGAGATCTATGCCTCCAAGAAGATCAGCTTCATAATCGACGAGCTCATCCAGACGGAGGTGAACTATGTGAACAATCTGAAGAAGGGTATGCTAAACTATGGACAGCTGAAGGATGTCGAGGATTTGCCAGAAGCCCTGAGTggcgaaacgaaacaaaagaTGCTGCTGGGAAACATTAAGGAAATACTGGAGCTGCATGAGAAGGAGATACTGCCGCTCATGTTGCGCAATCAGCGGGATCTCAAAGGTCTATTCGATGAGTTTGCTGCTCACTTCGAG AAAAATAGCTTCTATTGCTATGTGAGCTTCACTATGGGGAAGAAGTCTTCTATGCAACTGCGACAGGATAATCGGCTGTGGTTGCAG ACATATCAAACCCAAATAAAAGACAAGCTGGGCATCGACAGCTTCCTAGTTCAGCCCATCCAAAGACTGACCAGATATCCATTGCTCCTGCAGCAGTTCATATCG GAATTCTACAAAAGTGGAATTAGTTGCAAGCCAGTGCTGACTGCAGTTTGCAAACTCGAGACGCGCATGCGACGCGCTCTGGATGTGGTCAATCAGGCCGAGGAGATACCCAACATCGAGGAGCTCAACGAG TTGGACGTCCTGCAGCTGGGAAACTTCCGCCGTGCGACGGAATTCGACGCCCAGCACTTTCCCACCCGGAAAAAGTACCGCTCCAAGGTGTTCCTGTTCGATCGCTGTTTGGTGTGCACGGAGGTGCGAAAGAAGCGGCTGGCCTACCGGCAGCACTACAACTGGGAGCACGTGGAGCTGCAGAGGCCACTGGACTCGGTCTCGTCCAATGCCAACAAGATCATTAACCTGCTAGTGAAACAGGAGGAGGGCGGATCTAGTGTCGGCTCCAAGCGGGAGGAGTACTCCTTTATGGCTGCGGAGGCGTCGGTGGTGAAGCAGTGGCTCCAGGCCACCCACAAGATCATCGAGATCGCACGCAATGAGCACGCCAGGCGGAACACCTTTAGCCTGCCCATGGACCTGGTCCTCGGCGTGGTGCTGGCCATCTGGCTGATCTGGCAGTACTTGTAA
- the GstS1 gene encoding glutathione S transferase S1, isoform D: protein MADEAQAPPAEGAPPAEGEAPPPAEGAEGAVEGGEAAPPAEPAEPIKHSYTLFYFNVKALAEPLRYLFAYGNQEYEDVRVTRDEWPALKPTMPMGQMPVLEVDGKRVHQSISMARFLAKTVGLCGATPWEDLQIDIVVDTINDFRLSSEQFVSYEPEDEIKEKKLVTLNAEVIPFYLEKLEQTVKDNDGHLALGKLTWADVYFAGITDYMNYMVKRDLLEPYPALRGVVDAVNALEPIKAWIEKRPVTEV, encoded by the exons ATGGCCGATGAAGCACAAGCACCACCAGCTGAGGGAGCACCACCAGCCGAGGGAGAGGCGCCACCACCCGCCGAGGGAGCCGAGGGTGCCGTCGAGGGCGGAGAGGCCGCTCCACCAGCAGAGCCCGCCGAGCCCATCAAGCACAGCTACACGCTCTTCTACTTCAACGTGAAGGCGTTGGCCGAGCCCCTGCGCTACCTGTTCGCCTACGGCAACCAGGAGTACGAGGATGTGCGCGTCACCCGCGACGAGTGGCCAGCCCTGAAGCCCA CCATGCCCATGGGACAGATGCCCGTGCTGGAGGTGGACGGCAAGCGTGTGCACCAGAGCATTTCGATGGCTCGATTCCTGGCCAAGACTGTCGGCCTGTGCGGCGCTACTCCGTGGGAGGATCTGCAGATCGACATTGTCGTTGACACCATCAATGACTTCCGTCTAAGTAGCGAACAAT TCGTCTCGTACGAGCCGGAGGACGAGATTAAAGAGAAGAAGTTGGTCACCCTGAATGCGGAGGTCATTCCATTCTACCTGGAGAAGCTCGAGCAGACCGTCAAGGACAACGATGGTCACCTGGCTCTGGGCAAG CTGACCTGGGCCGACGTCTACTTCGCAGGCATCACCGACTACATGAACTACATGGTCAAGCGCGATCTGTTGGAACCCTACCCAGCTCTGCGCGGAGTCGTGGATGCCGTCAACGCTTTGGAACCGATCAAGGCCTGGATCGAGAAGCGCCCCGTCACCGAGGTCTAA
- the CG46491 gene encoding uncharacterized protein, isoform D, with amino-acid sequence MHEAESVGGLGTESTPESPMSPQTPDPALLDVRQKVHRFEAFRTNICFIKQERHSLKLLENRRHPSFEDQSEDHHTPPATPPRRIRLPGLGSRGSSRSSSIPSFQAGIHEVRSEDEVDQISDFETDSHTAAEEYLVVDTTSEVVPSEEVADSKVDQQQVQRSISADQSKEALTLPLKMRNDFPRNYRSTPRRKTEIIGTTNEHLVGKFHSVYQPKDEEEEVEIELRDKSDKCVHPILEELIKTEEAYVNNLFTGIENYGNIFQRKDLPLGLRGKKYDLFGNIEQIAEFHRDEFLPMLQRNRRDLKRLFDEFLQFLDQHCFYGYVIFTMNKQKSLKLCDLYKNYFTSIRLERDDKLGINSFLVQPIQRMARYPLLLTQFINTFFKNRDIVMKPLIESCCRLEKRLRALLTTTNESEIINDIVDCHEFNVYYQGKFRKVNEFQVLDHKLKRSYRSKVFIFDKCIIYTEIKGKNLLFHGRYPCEHIGISAKTKSFTLYYERRKQQECEFTADPVQIAIWLDLIRDMINNYANEERQKLQERYSRENDHLHRKAPSFSLYRDSNRFSSDSGIGNIWIMPKADEDTISNRTTWYAAT; translated from the exons ATGCACGAGGCGGAGAGCGTCGGTGGGTTGGGAACAGAATCCACACCGGAGTCACCAATGTCGCCCCAAACACCAGATCCCGCACTGCTAGATGTCCGGCAGAAGGTGCATCGTTTCGAAGCTTTTAGGACGAACATTTGCTTCATTAAGCAGGAGAGGCATAGCCTCAAATTACTGGAGAACCGTCGTCATCCGTCGTTTGAGGATCAATCCGAGGATCACCACACGCCACCTGCCACGCCTCCGCGTCGCATACGCCTCCCGGGGCTGGGCAGCAGGGGCAGTAGTCGCAGCAGCTCCATACCCAGTTTTCAAGCTGGCATTCATGAGGTGCGATCCGAGGACGAGGTGGATCAGATATCAGACTTTGAAACGGATTCGCATACCGCCGCTGAGGAATACTTGGTTGTGGATACCACCTCGGAGGTCGTTCCCAGTGAGGAGGTCGCGGACTCAAAGGTCGACCAGCAGCAGGTGCAGCGATCCATTAGCGCAGATCAGTCCAAAGAAGCGCTCACATTGCCGCTAAAAATGCGCAACGATTTCCCCAG AAACTATCGTTCTACGCCGAGGCGAAAGACTGAAATCATTGGGACCACCAACGAGCATTTGGTGGGCAAGTTTCACTCGGTCTATCAACCCAAAGATGA GGAGGAGGAGGTTGAGATCGAACTGCGCGATAAGAGCGACAAGTGCGTGCATCCCATTCTCGAGGAGCTGATCAAGACGGAGGAGGCCTACGTGAATAACCTGTTCACGGGCATCGAGAACTATGGCAACATCTTCCAGCGCAAGGATCTTCCCCTGGGTCTGCGGGGAAAGAAGTACGATCTGTTTGGAAACATCGAGCAGATCGCCGAGTTCCATCGCGATGAGTTCCTACCCATGCTGCAGCGCAACAGACGCGATTTGAAGCGATTGTTCGATGAGTTTCTGCAATTCCTAGAT CAACATTGCTTTTATGGTTATGTTATCTTCACCATGAACAAGCAAAAATCCCTCAAGCTATGCGATCTCTACAAGAATTACTTTACT AGTATCCGCCTGGAACGCGATGACAAGCTGGGCATAAATAGCTTCCTGGTTCAACCAATTCAGCGCATGGCTCGTTATCCTTTGCTGCTCACGCAGTTCATTAAT ACCTTCTTCAAGAACCGTGACATAGTGATGAAGCCACTAATCGAGTCCTGTTGTCGCCTGGAGAAGCGCCTGCGTGCCCTGCTGACAACCACCAATGAATCGGAGATCATCAACGATATTGTGGATTGTCATGAG TTCAACGTCTACTATCAGGGCAAATTCCGGAAGGTGAACGAGTTCCAGGTGCTCGATCACAAGCTGAAGCGCAGCTATCGCTCTAAGGTCTTTATTTTCGACAAGTGCATCATCTACACGGAGATCAAGGGCAAGAACCTGCTCTTCCATGGACGTTATCCCTGCGAGCACATTGGCATCTCGGCTAAGACCAAATCCTTTACGCTCTACTATGAGCGCAGAAAGCAGCAGGAATGCGAATTCACCGCAGATCCTGTACAGATTGCTATCTGGCTGGACTTAATCCGGGATATGATCAATAACTATGCCAACGAGGAGCGCCAAAAGCTGCAGGAACGCTACTCTCGAGAGAATGACCACCTGCATCGCAAGGCACCCAGTTTTTCGCTGTACCGCGACTCCAATCGCTTCAGCTCAGATAGTGGAATCGGCAATATCTGGATAATGCCAAAGGCTGACGAGGATACGATCAGCAATAGGACCACTTGGTATGCGGCCACGTAA
- the CG46491 gene encoding uncharacterized protein, isoform B — MADEDLSPLPFRRERNLSNRNFNKRNSRRRISHQAAEQERHSSTLVSSNLESNDVARPVSSVSSSSSSIQLSYSVNSDTDSSYRHRSLLKMHEAESVGGLGTESTPESPMSPQTPDPALLDVRQKVHRFEAFRTNICFIKQERHSLKLLENRRHPSFEDQSEDHHTPPATPPRRIRLPGLGSRGSSRSSSIPSFQAGIHEVRSEDEVDQISDFETDSHTAAEEYLVVDTTSEVVPSEEVADSKVDQQQVQRSISADQSKEALTLPLKMRNDFPRNYRSTPRRKTEIIGTTNEHLVGKFHSVYQPKDEEEEVEIELRDKSDKCVHPILEELIKTEEAYVNNLFTGIENYGNIFQRKDLPLGLRGKKYDLFGNIEQIAEFHRDEFLPMLQRNRRDLKRLFDEFLQFLDQHCFYGYVIFTMNKQKSLKLCDLYKNYFTSIRLERDDKLGINSFLVQPIQRMARYPLLLTQFINTFFKNRDIVMKPLIESCCRLEKRLRALLTTTNESEIINDIVDCHEFNVYYQGKFRKVNEFQVLDHKLKRSYRSKVFIFDKCIIYTEIKGKNLLFHGRYPCEHIGISAKTKSFTLYYERRKQQECEFTADPVQIAIWLDLIRDMINNYANEERQKLQERYSRENDHLHRKAPSFSLYRDSNRFSSDSGIGNIWIMPKADEDTISNRTTWYAAT, encoded by the exons ATGGCGGACGAAGATCTCAGTCCGCTGCCCTTTCGCCGGGAGCGCAATCTCAGCAACCGCAACTTCAACAAGCGCAACTCGCGCCGCCGGATCAGTCATCAGGCGGCGGAGCAGGAGCGGCATAGCAGCACGCTCGTCAGTAGCAATCTGGAGTCCAACGACGTCGCACGGCCAGTCAGTTCGGtgagcagcagctccagctcGATCCAGCTCTCGTACTCCGTGAATTCCGATACGGATAGTTCCTACCGTCACCGCTCACTGCTCAAGATGCACGAGGCGGAGAGCGTCGGTGGGTTGGGAACAGAATCCACACCGGAGTCACCAATGTCGCCCCAAACACCAGATCCCGCACTGCTAGATGTCCGGCAGAAGGTGCATCGTTTCGAAGCTTTTAGGACGAACATTTGCTTCATTAAGCAGGAGAGGCATAGCCTCAAATTACTGGAGAACCGTCGTCATCCGTCGTTTGAGGATCAATCCGAGGATCACCACACGCCACCTGCCACGCCTCCGCGTCGCATACGCCTCCCGGGGCTGGGCAGCAGGGGCAGTAGTCGCAGCAGCTCCATACCCAGTTTTCAAGCTGGCATTCATGAGGTGCGATCCGAGGACGAGGTGGATCAGATATCAGACTTTGAAACGGATTCGCATACCGCCGCTGAGGAATACTTGGTTGTGGATACCACCTCGGAGGTCGTTCCCAGTGAGGAGGTCGCGGACTCAAAGGTCGACCAGCAGCAGGTGCAGCGATCCATTAGCGCAGATCAGTCCAAAGAAGCGCTCACATTGCCGCTAAAAATGCGCAACGATTTCCCCAG AAACTATCGTTCTACGCCGAGGCGAAAGACTGAAATCATTGGGACCACCAACGAGCATTTGGTGGGCAAGTTTCACTCGGTCTATCAACCCAAAGATGA GGAGGAGGAGGTTGAGATCGAACTGCGCGATAAGAGCGACAAGTGCGTGCATCCCATTCTCGAGGAGCTGATCAAGACGGAGGAGGCCTACGTGAATAACCTGTTCACGGGCATCGAGAACTATGGCAACATCTTCCAGCGCAAGGATCTTCCCCTGGGTCTGCGGGGAAAGAAGTACGATCTGTTTGGAAACATCGAGCAGATCGCCGAGTTCCATCGCGATGAGTTCCTACCCATGCTGCAGCGCAACAGACGCGATTTGAAGCGATTGTTCGATGAGTTTCTGCAATTCCTAGAT CAACATTGCTTTTATGGTTATGTTATCTTCACCATGAACAAGCAAAAATCCCTCAAGCTATGCGATCTCTACAAGAATTACTTTACT AGTATCCGCCTGGAACGCGATGACAAGCTGGGCATAAATAGCTTCCTGGTTCAACCAATTCAGCGCATGGCTCGTTATCCTTTGCTGCTCACGCAGTTCATTAAT ACCTTCTTCAAGAACCGTGACATAGTGATGAAGCCACTAATCGAGTCCTGTTGTCGCCTGGAGAAGCGCCTGCGTGCCCTGCTGACAACCACCAATGAATCGGAGATCATCAACGATATTGTGGATTGTCATGAG TTCAACGTCTACTATCAGGGCAAATTCCGGAAGGTGAACGAGTTCCAGGTGCTCGATCACAAGCTGAAGCGCAGCTATCGCTCTAAGGTCTTTATTTTCGACAAGTGCATCATCTACACGGAGATCAAGGGCAAGAACCTGCTCTTCCATGGACGTTATCCCTGCGAGCACATTGGCATCTCGGCTAAGACCAAATCCTTTACGCTCTACTATGAGCGCAGAAAGCAGCAGGAATGCGAATTCACCGCAGATCCTGTACAGATTGCTATCTGGCTGGACTTAATCCGGGATATGATCAATAACTATGCCAACGAGGAGCGCCAAAAGCTGCAGGAACGCTACTCTCGAGAGAATGACCACCTGCATCGCAAGGCACCCAGTTTTTCGCTGTACCGCGACTCCAATCGCTTCAGCTCAGATAGTGGAATCGGCAATATCTGGATAATGCCAAAGGCTGACGAGGATACGATCAGCAATAGGACCACTTGGTATGCGGCCACGTAA